From one Gimesia sp. genomic stretch:
- the glnD gene encoding [protein-PII] uridylyltransferase, translating to MSRTANSSSAQQPFVVYRTQLEQARQRGRDLLRQGAGGLQIATAIAESIEQLLLKIIQDQFQELSAAEQKRIQQNCSILVIGGSGRGLMAPFSDVDMLFLYRNQVVDEFSNFIGNIVRNCWDAGLKLGHSVRTIADSIKMARTEPEFATAMIEARSIWGDEHLAEQLIRSYYRHVILFRRRIFFEQCVAARWEERKQHGGAVMQLEPDIKRSPGGLRDIHLLRWTGYARYGTSNLDMLRLDGRINSRDVRTIKNARDYLLKVRIQLHYEAGKQQDLFTKDSQLWMAEQRQIEGTNGQRPVEILMQEYFRHSKAVAEITERFIKAHRPLPFLSRAYDFLMTHRSDGILKIAPDHLDVVPKYRNEVCNNLEEILKLFDTASLYGISIAPDLLDAIREAALKLPPTITNRSIDLFRAIMGRSTQLGPTLRIMSETGILNLLIPYMQHAYCLLQFNQYHSYTVDEHTFRAIEAAELFADDDSALGSSYRNIEDKDLLNLAILLHDIGKGYGEDHSKMGAMIATDTAVRLGLREDEQKLLVFLVLEHLTMAHLAFRRDISDPDILFEFSQKVGSPEKLRMLYVLTAADITAVGPGVFTDWKSELLADLYERTMLLLGGKHSRYHRDQRLARVKQLVRNHLDLPQIPEYEEDPDSWFTELFNSFSPHYLLVNSSERIAADIKILRDLPPDQIVVEGEFEPDTGTVNYHVIAPAMYSQACFHRMVSVFTSRRMEIISAQITTSASGGVVDSFHVIDHDFVDEVPLSQIEKIEEEIRKAVKGESDARTMFLSNQRFHESTELSGEYELGRVEIDNHSSKRCTIIDVISNDRTGLLYIISRAISRMGLSVVMAKISTHLDQVVDVFYVIDEHEQKIIDEGRLQQIRQKLESTLHDFELEGYKRYQRV from the coding sequence ATGTCACGCACCGCGAACTCTAGTTCTGCACAGCAACCCTTCGTTGTCTATCGCACACAGCTGGAGCAGGCCAGACAACGAGGACGTGACCTGCTGCGCCAGGGAGCAGGCGGACTGCAAATCGCTACCGCCATCGCGGAATCCATCGAACAGCTGTTGCTCAAGATCATCCAGGATCAGTTCCAGGAACTTTCCGCAGCAGAACAGAAACGGATTCAGCAGAACTGCTCGATCCTGGTCATCGGCGGCTCCGGTCGAGGCTTAATGGCCCCCTTCTCCGATGTGGACATGCTGTTCCTCTATCGCAATCAGGTTGTTGATGAATTCTCGAACTTCATCGGCAACATTGTCCGCAACTGCTGGGACGCCGGCCTCAAACTGGGGCACAGTGTTCGTACGATTGCAGATTCCATCAAGATGGCCCGCACCGAACCCGAGTTTGCCACCGCGATGATCGAGGCCCGCTCCATCTGGGGAGATGAGCATCTGGCTGAGCAGTTGATTCGGTCTTACTACCGCCACGTCATCCTGTTTCGCAGACGCATCTTCTTCGAACAGTGCGTTGCCGCACGCTGGGAAGAACGCAAACAGCACGGCGGCGCGGTCATGCAGCTGGAACCCGATATCAAACGCTCGCCCGGCGGTCTGCGCGACATCCACCTGCTTCGCTGGACCGGTTACGCCCGCTACGGTACATCGAACCTGGACATGCTGAGACTCGATGGCCGTATCAACAGTCGTGATGTGCGAACCATCAAAAATGCCCGTGACTATTTACTCAAAGTCCGCATTCAACTGCATTATGAAGCAGGCAAACAGCAGGATCTGTTTACCAAAGATTCGCAACTCTGGATGGCCGAACAAAGACAGATTGAAGGCACCAACGGACAGCGTCCTGTCGAAATCCTGATGCAGGAATACTTCCGGCACAGCAAAGCAGTCGCGGAAATCACCGAACGCTTCATCAAGGCACATCGCCCCCTGCCCTTCCTGTCGCGGGCTTATGATTTCCTGATGACGCATCGTTCAGACGGAATCCTCAAAATCGCTCCCGACCACCTGGATGTCGTCCCGAAATATAGAAACGAAGTCTGCAACAACCTGGAAGAAATCCTCAAACTGTTCGATACCGCTTCGCTGTACGGCATCTCAATCGCCCCCGATCTGCTGGATGCCATTCGCGAAGCAGCGCTCAAGCTGCCACCCACAATTACCAATCGCTCGATCGATCTGTTCCGCGCGATCATGGGCCGCAGCACGCAGTTGGGCCCCACGTTGAGGATCATGTCGGAAACCGGCATCCTCAACCTGCTGATCCCTTATATGCAACATGCTTACTGTCTGTTGCAGTTCAATCAGTATCACAGCTACACCGTCGACGAACACACTTTCCGCGCCATCGAAGCAGCGGAATTATTCGCTGATGACGACTCCGCCCTGGGCAGTTCCTATCGCAATATCGAGGATAAGGATCTGCTCAACCTGGCGATTCTGCTGCACGACATTGGGAAAGGCTACGGCGAAGACCACAGTAAAATGGGCGCCATGATCGCAACAGACACCGCGGTCCGCCTGGGGCTCAGAGAGGACGAACAGAAACTGCTCGTCTTCCTGGTCTTAGAGCATCTCACGATGGCCCACCTGGCATTTCGGCGGGATATCTCTGATCCGGATATCCTCTTCGAATTCAGTCAGAAGGTCGGCAGCCCGGAAAAACTCCGCATGTTATACGTGTTGACCGCGGCAGACATCACTGCGGTTGGCCCCGGCGTGTTTACTGACTGGAAGTCGGAACTGCTCGCGGATTTATACGAACGCACCATGCTCCTGCTGGGTGGAAAGCATTCCCGCTATCATCGTGACCAGCGCCTGGCTCGCGTGAAACAGCTGGTCCGAAATCACCTCGACCTCCCCCAGATTCCCGAGTATGAAGAAGACCCTGACTCCTGGTTCACCGAGCTGTTTAATTCGTTCTCGCCACACTATCTGCTGGTCAATTCTTCAGAACGGATTGCCGCCGACATCAAAATCCTCCGCGACCTCCCACCGGATCAGATCGTGGTGGAGGGGGAATTCGAACCGGACACAGGCACGGTCAATTACCATGTGATCGCTCCCGCCATGTACTCACAGGCCTGCTTCCATCGCATGGTCAGCGTGTTTACTTCACGTCGCATGGAGATCATTTCCGCTCAGATTACGACCAGCGCCTCCGGTGGTGTCGTCGACAGTTTTCACGTCATTGATCATGACTTTGTGGATGAAGTTCCCTTAAGTCAGATCGAAAAAATCGAAGAGGAAATCCGCAAGGCCGTCAAAGGAGAAAGCGATGCCCGCACCATGTTCCTCTCCAATCAGCGGTTCCACGAATCAACTGAGCTGAGCGGAGAGTACGAACTGGGACGCGTGGAAATTGACAATCACTCTTCCAAACGCTGCACGATCATCGACGTCATTTCCAACGACCGCACCGGGCTGCTCTATATTATTTCCCGGGCCATCAGCCGCATGGGGCTCTCCGTCGTCATGGCGAAAATTTCGACGCACCTCGACCAGGTCGTCGATGTCTTCTATGTGATCGATGAACACGAACAGAAAATCATTGATGAGGGGCGGCTGCAGCAGATCAGACAGAAACTCGAATCAACATTGCATGACTTCGAACTTGAAGGCTACAAACGTTACCAGCGGGTCTGA
- a CDS encoding type I phosphomannose isomerase catalytic subunit, with protein MKRARWGGERLGTILQKPIGLEGDFGESWELSDHPEAPTLIASGEYAGWTLSEVIGQNPQAMYGAGTCYSTFPLLIKFIDATDRLSLQVHPDDSHLADFDARKAGKSEAWVILDAAPDSRIYAGLKAGVDADELGAQLEQGNVEACLHSYPVRPGDCVFIPAGTLHAIGEGILLAEVQQTSDITYRLFDWNRLDQSGQPRPLHVEQAFNSINFQRGPVDLLEPRLRQDADHRVETLLESSCFSIRRHQSASPLRLPSVNRAQILIVLEGTGQLECSAESYELFQGKTLLVPAAASDCQIVVENEMTFLEVIPG; from the coding sequence TTGAAGCGTGCCCGGTGGGGCGGGGAGCGTCTGGGCACAATCTTGCAGAAGCCGATCGGTCTGGAAGGGGATTTCGGTGAAAGCTGGGAACTGTCAGATCATCCCGAAGCACCAACCCTGATTGCCAGTGGTGAGTATGCAGGGTGGACTCTTTCTGAAGTGATCGGTCAGAATCCCCAGGCAATGTACGGTGCGGGAACCTGCTATTCGACATTTCCGCTGCTGATCAAATTCATCGACGCTACGGATCGACTTTCCCTGCAGGTCCATCCCGATGATTCACACCTGGCCGACTTCGATGCCCGCAAAGCAGGGAAATCGGAAGCCTGGGTGATTCTGGATGCCGCCCCCGACAGCCGGATTTATGCCGGTTTGAAGGCAGGCGTTGATGCCGATGAACTTGGAGCCCAACTGGAACAGGGGAATGTCGAAGCCTGTCTGCACAGTTATCCGGTTCGTCCGGGAGATTGTGTGTTTATTCCTGCAGGGACTCTGCATGCGATTGGCGAAGGGATCCTGCTGGCGGAAGTTCAACAGACCAGCGATATCACTTACCGATTGTTTGACTGGAACCGACTGGATCAGTCGGGCCAGCCGCGCCCTCTGCATGTTGAGCAGGCATTCAACAGTATCAATTTCCAGCGGGGGCCAGTTGATCTGCTCGAGCCTCGATTGCGTCAGGACGCCGATCATCGAGTTGAGACTCTGCTGGAGTCTTCCTGTTTTTCTATCCGTCGCCATCAGAGTGCGAGTCCGCTGCGGTTACCTTCAGTGAACCGGGCACAGATTCTGATCGTGCTGGAAGGGACGGGACAGCTTGAGTGCAGTGCCGAAAGCTACGAGTTGTTCCAGGGTAAGACGCTGCTCGTGCCGGCGGCCGCTTCGGATTGCCAAATTGTGGTCGAAAACGAAATGACGTTCCTGGAAGTGATTCCCGGCTGA